A window from Glandiceps talaboti chromosome 15, keGlaTala1.1, whole genome shotgun sequence encodes these proteins:
- the LOC144446800 gene encoding uncharacterized protein LOC144446800 isoform X4: MKAPYSLTGYRVQVYRLDSRTQWFSAVITGHDLLSRDLQVMDDTVLESHSENPAHVQMMFLDDVVNSLLKGENVGITSRRRTLTSSSSNTQNTSSVHYSRSSSRQSQLQSQSPSHTAVPTSSRSKKKSKQSEMKNLQHQEMEKEKEKTAKPEKEPRSRHKKERKRKSSESVGDSNGSKTSSAPSSSSSSSHKKQKVTSIESMRHEQLPSQSLVAPTSPQIDFSETETKRGVSSNSSTSSQRQKSPEKTVKHKKFRKSHESQMHSKDKTTSELTVPSVSTVSSASLMEQEQFNAVEKVKEQEQSGEKKHTHRHRTKYKSLGDTAKDKGEKTTKDSKKRAQSSRSKRTNEEKSKSKSEKGKDKTKSSTSIPETLPLQNKDRPSTPLTSQQHEKDKEVVQQQQQQHQQQQQQQQMQQKQLQQHLQLQQQKEQEQQQLEHRQQQQVEQQQQQQFEHRQQQQQQQIEHRQQQQIEHRQQQQQIEHRQQQQIEHRQQQQIEHRQQQQQQQFEHRQQQLQQHNQQDDQEYNNSSRDSCHDDNIVIIKRERNIHASETDDFETASPASTISAGASSVLSKREELDSQQKQQQPQQLNEQIQQQQFQQYQLQQQHQQQQQQLQQQQQKHQLQQKQFQEQQLMLQHEEVDEHSEVLQLPTSQPLINERPQSSESSKSESTKSQNSLIVDTAEPIKVYRDPNLSDSEVTKVASVQHQYVHGAAHPHGQPRHAPSPTVTAAPHPPLRPGSAHSTLGSSSTTSAFAPSPMRPLTPHQTIRHPTAAMYSPSPFLQYQGVGLGAAYARYPMSGLLTQQELLAHQYSTCQQLLAAQNVFHLQGIQPGMSTSEIQSLWKRQYPQRSFPTMDEVEHEHLRQQVGLQQSHEAQAAVQRHFNESLRNCPSTSHVLGGLAAAAGGSISVPATKMNTDAQKRELSEKDIKEKEQREQEEKVRREREEKEREWQRIQDEKARKERELHQQQRMEREREFLRQQQQQQQKHHQQQHPRSQVSHHELVYKQQLEQRELRRKQEEILRQKDMEAQERIRRLEHENKIFQEHKMRAEQGAGGRHVETSPSEQAMRKNGFQQRQSPGHFRTEPPTTIPQGYQGIKIKQEPGLALVSSHGNTCPPGDIDSTTSRNHHKVKNENPIGYQPFGHTITNPGDKPIEKTYSDVERKQTELRNSEPAHSQSVHSPKGYVSPHSYMKPSKRQVIPTPPPLIKHNPGQHPEGFIENQKTKQLSPVAHTSVIQGKERYHEQKSPVEQQTQPMDLTPQSTSAMYYPVSPRQHKQCIPPEKSEHNQLKVSNDSKQGVPVIQHTSIGQPPPLQSNPKFSRTGSPTAFKRIEQTSKHGRRTQSPLHVASPAQLSQAILQPMELQKASENKEEGVKKAGSGPMSGHYSMIPSSTTSTMAGNPVSAMQSMVYSTTQLGPHGPPTTQHSLLMSALKSPNHSEPLNIDTSMTIKRKSSEHQTMAGGGSKKLRLGMPDRQVSPVASDKSPGEKKSPGSSYIESFRAFVSDSRNSQITGGPSGEYLGTDLRQSSTSPGASKKHKPPAGKGPSKETNDKPLNLHHSAPATVLGHGQLKAEPIQQKIANGSLSDSSDSSSSVKCADITASPSKSGSHVSLKKAWLQRHAENDSKISSPSHSNSSTDSKFHPEGSTSPARSGNGKNIKPSASCKKDLSPVIKECYVDCSKNSPVKLTVNKAAKNKATLPNGDLAKSENTNNANIANEIEACKVTGNQPPVESVMPTQDASYTSHPRKHRKRKDKVNNTESGEEVKVGKPGRKKSKKLEDTDNGEEKRPGRVKKEKTPRQEPTLATTEEGISTVAPKKRIQTRATSEIKQSMNNTKIVAKVSVAKLKRSGEPFLQNGPCFEVCPNLVKCRECRMRSITRNAKLNIFCRFYAFRRLKYGKSGTLVVAGFSDPSDCKSEDLEPWLPQTNKNREQDLEVSQYILSKVGDEFCELVMQEREAQAMAAKAAKIAWKKSVAGVREMCDICETTLFNIHWVCEKCGFVVCLDCYNQKRNEPKKVEIQVVEEQNEITVRKNKKSDWVFCSSKTPHVPENLMVTQIIPGKALWTVGAMLHKARGRWGIEASCPCAFGEHDSNAHKTENKPANGTRPTVSQLNGVSQILFADATDNGPVDSNNTAFTNNSSKLCKPATEKFLANTRLQTVTPSPLDFLAEIATSTTAQTDTKLRLNKIEKTADEKKNKMSVSELFQYSYEDAKAVAMTAGKVAAVEGDDTEKRECVTLRELLTKTAGRLGKPTLSDSVGFISPVSAVSDKTSTCRTVTGTFEDIIATVVEQNIALPKQPIVKDKPRDKAAKLKINICCDDDDDPSKSPIRRTLTESSVTYPGVPHSWLCDGRLLRLHDPTHRGNLKIFQEEWRRGVPVLVSNVHKLLNMKLWSPVTFAEEFGHIDNDLVNCRNDLVIQGAPMKDFWEGFEEIDRRLVTKQNEPMILKLKDWPPSEDFSEVIPDRFLDLMQCLPLPEYTKRDGMLNLASTLPDFFVRPDLGPKMYNAYGSAEYPKDGTTNLHLDVSDAVNVMVYVGIPYGSGPGQSKQETERRVLRAVDESDCDDLQRRRAREDLPGALWHIYSAKDTDKIRQFLKKVSEEQEQIVAPDHDPIHDQSWYLNGQLRERLLKEYGVRGWAITQCKGDAVFLPAGAPHQVRNLNSCVKVAEDFVSPEHIKQCFTLTQEFRHLSDTHSNHEDKLQVKNIIYHAIKDSVGTLLGEAPPRPDSLC; the protein is encoded by the exons ATGAAAGCACCCTATTCGCTGACTGGTTATCGCGTTCAAGTATACCGATTAGATTCACGAACACAGTGGTTCTCAGCAGTTATTACAGGTCATGATCTTTTAAGCAGG GATCTGCAGGTCATGGATGATACAGTACTAGAAAGCCACTCTGAAAACCCAGCTCATGTTCAGATGATGTTCCTAGATGATG TTGTCAATTCATTATTAAAAGGTGAAAACGTTGGAATAACGTCAAGGAGACGAACTTTGACATCCTCATCATCCAATACACAGAATACATCATCT GTCCATTACAGTCGCAGTTCTAGCCGTCAGAGTCAATTACAAAGTCAGAGCCCAAGTCACACTGCAGTGCCAACTTCTAGTCGAAGTAAAAAGAAAAGCAAACAATCAGAGATGAAAAATTTGCAACATCAGGAAATGGAAAAGGAAAAGGAAAAAACAG CTAAACCAGAGAAGGAACCCAGGAGTAGGCACaagaaagaaaggaaaagaaaatcAAGTGAAAGTGTAGGAGATAGCAATGGTAGCAAGACTAGCTCTGCGCCCTCGTCATCATCGTCTTCATCACATAAAAAACAGAAAGTGACTAGTATAGAATCAATGCGACATGAACAGTTGCCATCacagtcgttggtggcgccaACATCTCCACAAATAGATTTTTCAGAAACTGAAACAAAACGGGGGGTAAGCTCAAACAGTTCAACATCATCCCAAAGACAGAAATCCCCCGAAAAGACTGTTAAACATAAAAAGTTTCGAAAAAGTCACGAGTCACAGATGCATTCCAAAGATAAAACTACTAGTGAGTTAACAGTTCCTTCAGTGTCCACAGTTTCATCAGCATCGCTCATGGAACAAGAACAATTTAATGCTGTAGAAAAAGTCAAGGAACAGGAACAGTCAGGGGAGAAAAAACATACTCACAGGCATAGAACAAAGTACAAGTCTTTAGGTGATACTGCCAAAGATAAAGGGGAGAAAACAACAAAAGACTCTAAGAAAAGAGCTCAGAGTAGTAGAAGCAAAAGGACTAATGAGGAAAAGTCTAAGAGTAAATCAGAAAAGGgaaaagataaaacaaagaGCAGTACTTCCATACCAGAGACATTGCCTCTCCAAAACAAAGACCGTCCATCCACCCCATTAACTAGCCAACAACATGAAAAAGACAAAGAAGTtgtgcaacaacaacaacaacaacatcaacagcagcaacaacaacaacaaatgcagCAGAAACAACTTCAACAACATCTCCAATTGCAGCAGCAGAAAGAACAAGAGCAACAGCAGCTTGAACATCGACAACAACAGCAGGTtgaacaacagcagcagcaacagttTGAACatcgacaacaacaacaacaacaacagatagAGCatcgacaacaacaacaaattgaacatcgacaacaacaacaacaaattgaacatcgacaacaacaacaaattgaacatcgacaacaacaacaaattgaacatcggcagcagcaacaacaacaacagtttgaACATCGACAGCAGCAGTTGCAACAACACAATCAGCAAGATGATCAGGAATACAATAATAGCAGTAGAGACTCTTGTCATGATGACAATATTGTCATTATCAAGAGAGAAAGAAATATACATGCTTCCGAGACCGATGATTTTGAAACGGCGTCACCTGCATCCACAATAAGTGCTGGAGCTAGCAGTGTTCTTAGCAAGAGGGAAGAACTTGATTCacagcaaaaacaacaacagccaCAGCAACTTAACGAACAAATCCAACAGCAACAGTTCCAACAGTATCAgctgcaacaacaacatcaacagcagcagcaacagctTCAGCAACAGCAACAGAAGCACCAACTACAACAGAAGCAGTTTCAAGAACAGCAATTGATGCTGCAACATGAAGAAGTTGACGAGCATAGTGAAGTGTTGCAACTGCCAACAAGCCAACCTTTAATCAATGAAAGACCTCAATCCAGTGAAAGTTCCAAATCAGAAagtacaaaatcacaaaattccTTGATAGTGgacacagctgaaccaattaaAGTTTACAGAGATCCTAACTTGTCTGACAGTGAAGTCACCAAGGTAGCATCAGTGCAGCATCAGTACGTACATGGTGCAGCACATCCACATGGTCAGCCACGACATGCACCATCACCAACTGTGACAGCTGCTCCACATCCCCCACTACGACCAGGATCAGCTCATAGTACACTGGGAAGCTCTTCAACGACAAGTGCGTTTGCACCTTCGCCTATGCGCCCacttacacctcatcaaactatcCGTCATCCAACCGCAGCTATGTACTCTCCTTCGCCGTTCCTCCAATATCAAGGTGTTGGTCTTGGGGCTGCATACGCACGGTATCCAATGTCAGGCCTTCTCACTCAGCAGGAATTGTTGGCTCACCAGTACAGCACTTGTCAACAGTTACTTGCAGCTCAGAACGTTTTCCATCTACAAGGAATCCAACCCGGCATGTCAACCTCTGAAATACAATCCCTATGGAAGAGACAGTATCCACAAAGGTCATTCCCAACTATGGATGAGGTGGAACATGAACACCTCCGACAACAAGTAGGGCTTCAGCAAAGTCACGAAGCACAAGCAGCAGTACAGAGACATTTTAATGAATCACTCAGGAACTGTCCGAGCACCAGTCATGTGTTAGGTGGACTTGCAGCTGCTGCAGGAGGTTCAATATCTGTACCTGCAACCAAAATGAATACAGACGCACAAAAGAGGGAACTCTCAGAAAAG GATATAAAGGAGAAGGAACAGAGGGAGCAAGAAGAGAAAGTTAGACGCGAGAGAGAAGAGAAGGAACGGGAATGGCAGAGGATACAGGATGAGAAAGCTAGGAAAGAAAGAGAATTACATCAACAACAGAGAATGGAAAGAGAAAGGGAATTTTTAagacaacagcaacagcaacaacaaaaacatcacCAACAACAACATCCAAGATCTCAG GTCAGTCACCATGAACTGGTTTATAAACAGCAATTGGAACAGAGAGAATTGAGGCGGAAACAGGAAGAAATCCTAAGGCAGAAAGATATGGAGGCGCAGGAAAGGATACGAAGGTTAGAACACGAAAACAAGATATTCCAAGAACACAAAATGCGAGCTGAACAAGGAGCTGGCGGCAGACATGTCGAAACAAGTCCGTCTGAGCAGGCTATGAGGAAAAATGGATTTCAACAGCGACAGTCACCTGGACACTTTAGAACTGAACCACCGACAACAATACCACAAGGATACCAAggtatcaaaatcaaacaagaaCCTGGCCTTGCACTTGTATCCAGTCATGGAAATACTTGCCCACCTGGTGACATCGATAGTACGACCAGCAGGAACCATCACAAAGTGAAAAATGAAAATCCTATAGGTTACCAACCATTCGGACACACCATAACAAATCCAGGGGACAAACCCATAGAGAAAACTTACAGTGATGTTGAGAGAAAACAAACTGAACTCAGAAACAGTGAACCGGCCCATTCTCAGTCTGTGCATTCTCCAAAAGGTTACGTTTCTCCTCATTCGTACATGAAACCCTCCAAACGACAAGTCATCCCTACACCCCCACCCTTAATTAAACATAACCCGGGTCAACATCCTGAAGGTTTTATTGAGAACCAGAAGACCAAACAGCTGTCACCAGTTGCACATACTAGTGTCATTCAAGGGAAAGAACGCTACCATGAACAGAAATCTCCTGTTGAGCAGCAAACTCAACCCATGGACCTAACACCTCAGTCAACCTCAGCAATGTACTACCCTGTTTCACCACGCCAACATAAACAATGTATCCCACCAGAAAAAAGCGAACACAATCAATTAAAAGTTAGCAACGATAGTAAACAAGGTGTACCCGTTATACAGCATACATCTATTGGTCAGCCACCACCCCTTCAAAGCAATCCCAAGTTTAGTAGGACTGGGTCACCGACAGCTTTTAAACGAATAGAACAGACTAGCAAACACGGAAGGAGAACTCAGTCTCCGTTACATGTGGCTTCACCGGCTCAACTGTCGCAAGCAATCCTGCAACCCATGGAATTACAGAAAGCATCGGAAAATAAAGAGGAGGGAGTCAAGAAAGCAGGAAGTGGACCAATGAGTGGACATTATTCAATGATCCCGTCATCGACAACAAGTACAATGGCAGGTAATCCAGTGAGTGCTATGCAGTCTATGGTGTACAGCACTACTCAATTAGGGCCACACGGTCcaccaacaacacaacacagcctACTAATGTCTGCACTCAAATCTCCAAATCATAGTGAACCACTCAACATCGACACTTCCATGACTATAAAAAGGAAATCATCAGAGCATCAAACAATGGCAGGCGGTGGTTCAAAGAAGTTAAGACTGGGCATGCCTGACAGACAGGTCTCGCCTGTTGCATCAGACAAGTCACCAGGTGAGAAGAAAAGTCCTGGATCAAGTTACATAGAAAGTTTCCGTGCTTTTGTGTCAGACAGCAGAAATAGCCAAATAACTGGCGGACCAAGTGGTGAATATTTAGGCACAGATCTAAGACAGTCAAGTACTAGTCCTGGTGCAAGCAAAAAACACAAGCCACCAGCAGGCAAAGGTCCTAGCAAGGAGACCAATGATAAACCACTGAACTTACACCATTCTGCACCAGCTACAGTATTAGGACATGGACAACTGAAAGCTGAACCTATCCAACAAAAAATTGCAAATGGGTCACTGTCTGACAGCAGTGATTCATCATCTAGTGTAAAGTGTGCTGATATCACAGCATCTCCCAGTAAATCAGGTTCTCACGTCAGTTTGAAAAAAGCATGGCTTCAGAGGCATGCGGAGAATGACTCAAAAATTAGTTCACCATCTCACAGCAACAGCAGTACAGACAGTAAATTTCACCCCGAAGGGAGTACAAGTCCAGCCAGATCTGGCAACGGTAAAAATATCAAACCCTCAGCTAGTTGCAAAAAGGATCTTAGCCCTGTTATCAAAGAGTGTTATGTTGATTGCTCCAAAAATTCCCCGGTCAAGTTGACTGTAAATAAAGCTGCAAAGAACAAAGCAACACTGCCAAACGGTGACTTAGCAAAATCAGAAAACACGAACAATGCAAATATTGCGAACGAGATAGAAGCATGTAAAGTGACTGGAAATCAACCACCTGTAGAATCAGTGATGCCAACACAAGATGCTTCGTACACCAGTCATCCTAGGAAACACAGAAAGAGGAAAGATAaagtaaacaacacagagaGTGGGGAAGAAGTCAAAGTTGGCAAACCTGGACGTAAGAAATCAAAGAAATTAGAAGATACAGACAATGGGGAGGAAAAGAGACCTGGAAGagtaaagaaagaaaaaactCCAAGACAGGAACCTACTCTGGCAACAACAGAAGAG GGCATCAGTACAGTAGCACCAAAGAAAAGAATTCAAACCAGAGCAACATCAGAAATcaaacaaa GTATGAATAACACCAAGATAGTGGCTAAGGTCTCTGTTGCCAAACTAAAGAGAAGTGGTGAACCCTTTTTACAGAACGGACCCTGTTTTGAAGTTTGCCCTAATTTGGTGAAATGCAGAGAATGTCGTATGCGGTCTATTACCAGAAATGCAAAGTTAAACATCTTCTGTCGTTTCTATGCCTTCAGAAG GTTGAAATATGGTAAAAGTGGTACGTTGGTAGTTGCTGGTTTCTCAGACCCCAGTGACTGCAAGTCTGAAGATTTAGAACCTTGGTTACCCcagacaaacaaaaacagagaACAAGATTTGGAAGTTTCACAGTACATTCTGTCCAAAGTTGGTGATGAATTCTGTGAGCTGGTGATGCAAGAGAGAGAAGCACAGGCCATGGCAGCCAAAGCAGCTAAAATAGCATGGAAAAAATCGGTGGCTGGAGTACGGGAAATGTGTGATATATGTGAAACAACGTTGTTCAACATCCACTGGGTGTGTGAGAAGTGTGGATTTGTGGTGTGCCTAGATTGCTACAATCAGAAGAGGAATGAACCAAAGAAAG TAGAAATACAAGTTGTAGAAGAACAGAATGAGATCACTGTCAGGAAGAATAAAAAATCAGACTGGGTGTTTTGTAGTAGTAAAACTCCACATGTGCCAGAGAACCTGATGGTTACACAGATCATACCAGGAAAAG CGTTGTGGACTGTTGGTGCAATGTTACATAAAGCACGTGGTAGATGGGGCATAGAAGCTAGCTGTCCGTGTGCATTTGGTGAACATGATTCGAATGCACACAAAACGGAAAACAAACCTGCCAATGGTACTAGACCAACAGTCAGTCAACTCAATGGTGTCTCACAG ATTTTATTTGCTGACGCCACCGACAATGGACCCGTTGATAGTAACAATACTGCCTTTACTAATAACAGTAGTAAACTGTGTAAACCGGCTACTGAGAAGTTCCTAGCTAATACCAGATTACAGACAGTGACTCCATCACCCTTAGATTTTCTTGCTGAAATTGCAACCTCAACCACTGCCCAAACAGACACTAAACTAAGACTCAACAAAATTGAGAAGACAGCTGacgaaaagaaaaacaaaatgagtGTGTCTGAACTCTTCCAGTATTCCTATGAAGATGCAAAGGCAGTTGCCATGACAGCTGGAAAAGTGGCTGCAGTGGAGGGAGATGATACAGAGAAGAGAGAGTGTGTCACCCTGCGAGAGTTGTTGACAAAGACAGCAGGACGTCTTGGTAAACCAACACTTTCTGACAGCGTAGGATTTATATCTCCTGTATCAGCTGTGAGTGACAAGACAAGCACATGTAGGACCGTTACAGGTACATTTGAAGACATCATCGCCACAGTGGTTGAACAGAACATTGCCCTGCCTAAACAACCTATTGTGAAAGACAAGCCCAGAGACAAAGCAGCCAAACTTAAAATCAACATCTGttgtgatgacgatgatgatccATCGAAGTCACCAATCAGACGCACTTTAACAGAATCCAGTGTTACCTACCCAGGTGTTCCTCATTCATGGCTATGTGATGGAAGGTTGCTAAGGTTACATGATCCAACACATCGTGGAAACTTAAAGATCTTCCAAGAAGAATGGAGACGAGGAGTT CCTGTTTTGGTCAGCAATGTTCACAAACTTCTCAACATGAAATTGTGGTCGCCAGTAACGTTTGCTGAAGAGTTTGGACACATTGACAATGATTTGGTCAACTGCAGGAATGATCTTGTCATCCAGGGAGCACCAATGAAAGATTTCTGGGAAGGCTTTGAAGAAATTGACA GACGCCTTGTTACCAAGCAAAATGAACCAATGATATTGAAGCTGAAAGACTGGCCTCCATCTGAAGACTTCAGTGAGGTGATACCAGACAGATTCTTGGATCTTATGCAATGTTTACCACTACCAGAGTACACCAAGAGAGACGGAATGTTAAACTTGGCATCAACACTACCTGATTTCTTTGTTAGGCCAGATTTAGGACCAAAGATGTACAATGCATATG GATCGGCAGAATACCCAAAGGATGGCACCACCAATCTACATCTGGATGTGTCTGATGCAGTCAATGTAATGGTGTATGTAGGAATACCTTATGGCAGTGGACCGGGGCAGTCTAAACAAGAAACTGAAAGAA GGGTTCTTAGGGCTGTAGACGAATCAGATTGTGATGACCTACAGCGCAGGAGGGCAAGAGAAGATCTACCTGGTGCTCTCTGGCATATCTATTCAGCCAAAGACACAGACAAGATTCGTCAGTTCCTCAAGAAAGTGTCAGAAGAACAGGAGCAGATAGTTGCCCCAGATCATGACCCCATCCATGACCAGAGCTGGTACCTGAATGGTCAACTTAGGGAGAGACTTCTCAAGGAATACGGTGTTAGAGGATGGGCTATAACACAGTGTAAAGGAGATGCTGTATTTTTACCAGCTGGTGCACCACATCAG GTACGAAATTTGAATTCCTGTGTGAAGGTTGCAGAAGATTTTGTTTCACCAGAACATATCAAGCAGTGCTTCACTCTAACCCAGGAATTCCGCCATTTGAGTGACACACACAGTAACCATGAAGACAAACTTCAAGTCAAGAATATCATTTACCATGCTATCAAAGACTCTGTTGGTACTCTGCTTGGAGAGGCACCTCCCAGACCAGACAGCCTTTGTTAG